The segment GGCCGGCCCATGACCTGCTCGATGCTGCGCCCCAGCATGTCGCCGCGCGCGATGCCCAGCCACTCCTCATAGGCCCGGTTGGCAAAGCGGTAGACATAGTCCGCTCCGACTTCCGCAATCAGGGCCGGCACGCTGTCGGTGATCGCACGCAGCCGCTGCTCGCTCTCGTGCAGCTGTCGTTCGGCCGCCTTGGAGGCCGTGATGTCACGCAGGATGCCCGAGAAATGCTGCGCCGAGCCGTCGGGTGAACGGTGCGCAATCAGCAGGTGGCTCAGAACGCGCGCCTCGCCCTGGGCATTCCTGGCCAGGGTCTCGCCCTGCCAGTAGCCCTGCCGCAGGGCCGTGGGCAGCACCTCGGACTCGCGGCGGGCGAACTGTTCTTCCCCCAGGATGTCCAGCGCCGACAGTGAAGCCAGGGGGGCATCGGGCGCACGGCCGATGAAACGGCGAAAGGCAGGGTTGGCATAGAGGCAGTTGCCGTCCATGTCGCTTTGCACCACGAGGTCGGTGCTGAGCTCGAAGACTTCCGTCAGCATGCGCTGCGCCTTCTGGCTGGCATGCTGGGCACGGTGCAGGCGCCAGGCAAAGAACAGGCCCAGCACGGTGATGACCGCCACCACCGCCAGAATCATGTCCCGGCGCTCGTAGTAACTGGCCAGCACATCGTCCACATTACGGCTCACGCTCACGATCAGCGGATAAGCCTGCAACTGCTCGAAGTTCTGCAGGCGCGGCGGATTGTTGCTCAGGGTGCCGTCCGTGATGGTGGCGCCACGCGGACCCTGGCGCATCAGCGCGAACCAGGGCTGATCCGAGAAGTTGCGGCCCATGAGCCCGGGCAGGAAGGGTGTGCGCGACAGGAAGACACCGTCGCGCCGCAGCACGGCGACCGCGCCCGAGGGTTTGACACGGAACTGTTCATGGTAGGCCTGCAGGCGGTCCAGTTCGACGGCAGCGAACACCACCTGCATGTCACCGACCGGTTTCGTCAGGCGCATCGAGACCGGGATGCCCCATTTGCCGGTCACGCGGCTGAGCACCGGGTCGCCGATGTAAAGCTGACCCGCATCGAGCTTGAGGGCTTCGCGGTAGTAGGGCCGGTCGCTGACATCGGCCAGCGGCCGGCCAGCACGCGCCGGCAGATAGTGCAGCTGGCCCCGGGTCGAGACCATGCGCGGGTCGATCAGCCCGCCCGAGGCCTTGCGCATGTCATCCACCAGGTTGTTGAAGCCGGGGTCACGCAGCGGGTCGATGCCGGGGCGTTCCTGCAACCAGCGGTCGATCACCCGCAGATCGGTCTCGACCGTGCGAAACAGGCTCTCGGTATGCTGCGCCACGGCGCTGCGCAGGTAGCCCAGCTCGCGCTGCGCATCCTCGACCAGGCTCTGCTTCTGGAAGGCCGAAAAACCGATGACCAGGCCCCAGAGCGCCAGCAGGATCACGCCCACCAGACCGTACAGGCCCAGCACCTCCTGCCGCCAGGACCGTCGCGGCGGACGCCCGGACAGGGACGTCAGGGAGGGCAGCCCGGCTGAGCCA is part of the Rhodoferax sp. BAB1 genome and harbors:
- a CDS encoding PAS domain-containing protein gives rise to the protein MLGLYGLVGVILLALWGLVIGFSAFQKQSLVEDAQRELGYLRSAVAQHTESLFRTVETDLRVIDRWLQERPGIDPLRDPGFNNLVDDMRKASGGLIDPRMVSTRGQLHYLPARAGRPLADVSDRPYYREALKLDAGQLYIGDPVLSRVTGKWGIPVSMRLTKPVGDMQVVFAAVELDRLQAYHEQFRVKPSGAVAVLRRDGVFLSRTPFLPGLMGRNFSDQPWFALMRQGPRGATITDGTLSNNPPRLQNFEQLQAYPLIVSVSRNVDDVLASYYERRDMILAVVAVITVLGLFFAWRLHRAQHASQKAQRMLTEVFELSTDLVVQSDMDGNCLYANPAFRRFIGRAPDAPLASLSALDILGEEQFARRESEVLPTALRQGYWQGETLARNAQGEARVLSHLLIAHRSPDGSAQHFSGILRDITASKAAERQLHESEQRLRAITDSVPALIAEVGADYVYRFANRAYEEWLGIARGDMLGRSIEQVMGRPLFELIGPYHARAFRGERVDYVREARHAGQTRWLRITLVPRLDQDGQPDGCYAIGFDITENRKVEAALRENEQRLRAIADNVPALIAETGADLRFRFVNRRYEQWMGLDKQQLINHRFEEAYPEEVTRAVMPRLQAALRGEAVEYERQITEVPGGRVLQFHLVPRRDEQTGTVLGFYTLGTDITAARQAEAALHQNERLLVSITDRMPMRVSYVDHAQCYRFVNLAYEKAFARPRQAWYGRTVREMLGEVAYQKVEPYILRALQGEAVSFDGELTTAEGYRSYRSDYVPQFAEDGHSVVGFVCIITDTTGQKLEERRLIALSQRDPLTGLLNRSGFDSRLRDALQHAQATQSCLAVMYLDIDRFKQINDQLGHLTGDLLLQGFGGRLSKILRATDTVVRLGGDEFAILLEEIDSPLSAARVAENIVQAMQEPFILEDRSVAVTTSIGVAVQAGDVPVVPRELMRRADEQLYAAKGLGRNRYSLEKGEAA